The Nicotiana tabacum cultivar K326 chromosome 14, ASM71507v2, whole genome shotgun sequence genome contains a region encoding:
- the LOC107771721 gene encoding uncharacterized protein LOC107771721 translates to MNPNWELRDCCNRDQKIFLVTIGVFTVVILVLWRTFLLTPFKLITVFLHEASHAIACKLTCGQVEGMQVHANEGGVTQTRGGVYWLILPAGYLGSSFWGMALILASTNLLTAKIAAGCFIAALFVVLFIAKNWTLRGLCIGFIIFIAVIWVLQELTKVRILRYVILFIGVMNSLFSVYDIYDDLISRRVHSSDAEKFAELCPCPCNGVGWGVIWGMISFIFLCGAMYLGLVILS, encoded by the exons ATGAATCCGAATTGGGAACTCAGGGATTGTTGTAACCGTGATCAAAAGATCTTTCTTGTTACCATTGGTGTCTTCACCGTCGTCATTCTTGTC TTATGGAGGACATTTCTCCTGACACCTTTCAAGCTCATTACTGTATTTCTTCATGAAGCAAGCCATGCAATCGCTTGTAAGCTCACATGTGGTCAG GTGGAAGGAATGCAAGTTCATGCCAATGAAGGGGGAGTGACACAAACACGTGGCGGTGTTTATTGGTTGATCTTGCCTGCTGGAT ATCTTGGTTCGTCTTTTTGGGGGATGGCTCTCATACTTGCATCGACAAATCTTCTCACTGCAAAGATTGCCGCTGGTTGTTTCATCGCTGCTCTTTTTGTTGTGCTCTTCATTGCCAAAAAT TGGACACTGCGAGGACTTTGCATCG GATTTATCATTTTCATTGCTGTAATATGGGTTCTTCAAGAACTAACAAAAGTTCGCATTCTTCGATATGTAATTCTCTTCATAG GTGTTATGAACAGCTTGTTTTCAGTTTATG ATATATATGATGACTTAATATCTAGAAGAGTGCACTCAAGTGATGCTGAGAAGTTTGCTGAACTCTGTCCCTGTCCTTGTAATGGTGTTGGTTGGGGAGTTATCTG GGGAATGATATCTTTTATATTTCTTTGTGGAGCGATGTACCTTGGACTTGTCATTCTCTCATGA
- the LOC107771722 gene encoding mannose-6-phosphate isomerase 2-like, with the protein MEGVNGDGSLIKLICCVKNSDWGRIGRESTVARLYYRNTGIEIDLDQPYAEFWMGTHESGPSYVVQGEKVTLKDWIERNPRVLGDHVVKKWGTNLPFLFKVLSVAKALSIQAHPDKVLATSLHKEQPFVYKDDNHKPEMAFALTEFEALCGFVSLEELKVAVKTTPEIVEVIGNAKAEQILNLNEDDGEEEVRLVLQSAFTDIMSVRKDVIAEVLAKLISRLNIEDQARHLTDKEQLILRLEKQYPADVGVLAAYLLNYVKLNPGEALYLGSNEPHAYLYGESVECMANSDNVIRAGLTPKHRDVKILCSMLTYRQGFPEILKGTVVNPYTMRYLPPFDEFEVDRCILPQQSTTVFPSIPGPSIFLVMGGEGTMTTSSDKVVTEGDVLFASANTKITVATLSGLHLYRAGVSSRLFE; encoded by the exons ATGGAGGGAGTGAATGGGGATGGGTCGTTAATCAAGTTGATCTGTTGCGTTAAGAATTCAGATTGGGGCCGCATTGGTCGTGAATCCACTGTCGCACGTCTCTATTATCGAAATACTGgaatcgaaattgatttggacCAGCCCTATGCTGAGTTTTGGATGGGCACCCATGAATCCGGCCCATCGTACGTTGTGCAAGGTGAAAAGGTGACATTGAAGGATTGGATTGAAAGGAATCCTCGTGTTCTTGGAGATCATGTTGTTAAGAAATGGGGTACCAACCTTCCCTTTCTCTTCAAG GTATTATCTGTTGCCAAAGCTTTGTCGATACAGGCCCATCCAGACAAGGTGTTGGCCACTTCTCTACATAAAGAGCAGCCGTTTGTTTACAAGGATGACAATCACAAACCCGAGATGGCTTTCGCACTGACAGAATTTGAGGCTTTATGTGGGTTTGTCAGTCTTGAG GAGCTCAAGGTGGCTGTTAAAACTACGCCCGAGATTGTCGAAGTGATTGGTAATGCAAAAGCGGAGCAAATCTTAAACTTGAATGAGGATGATGGGGAGGAGGAAGTTAGATTAGTGCTACAATCAGCATTTACTGACATAATGTCAGTGCGCAAGGATGTGATTGCGGAAGTGTTAGCCAAGCTGATCAGTCGCCTAAACATTGAAGATCAG GCCAGGCACCTAACGGACAAAGAACAACTGATTTTAAGACTTGAGAAGCAATATCCAGCTGATGTTGGTGTCTTAGCTGCATACTTGTTAAATTATGTGAAACTCAACCCTGGTGAAGCTTTATATTTAGGCTCAAATGAACCTCATGCATATTTATATGGTGAGTCTGTTGAATGCATGGCAAATTCAGACAACGTGATACGTGCCGGTCTGACTCCAAAGCACCGAGATGTTAAAATTCTCTGTTCAATGCTCACTTACAGACAG GGCTTTCCCGAAATTCTGAAGGGTACTGTAGTTAATCCATACACAATGAGATACCTCCCTCCTTTTGATGAATTCGAGGTTGATCGTTGCATTCTTCCTCAACAATCAACTACTGTATTTCCATCCATTCCTGGTCCTTCCATTTTTTTGGTCATGGGAGGAGAGGGGACGATGACCACATCATCGGACAAGGTAGTTACTGAAGGCGATGTTTTATTTGCATCTGCAAATACCAAGATTACTGTTGCAACCTTGTCTGGTTTGCATCTATATAGAGCAGGAGTTAGCAGCAGGTTGTTTGAGTAA
- the LOC107771723 gene encoding ribulose bisphosphate carboxylase small subunit, chloroplastic-like, whose amino-acid sequence MASSVLSSAAVATRTNVAQANMVAPFTGLKSAASFPVSRKQNLDITSIASNGGRVQCMQVWPPYGKKKYETLSYLPDLSEEQLLSEIEYLLKNGWVPCLEFETERGFVYRENNKSPGYYDGRYWTMWKLPMFGCTDATQVLAEVGEAKKAYPEAWIRIIGFDNVRQVQCISFIAYKPEGY is encoded by the exons ATGGCTTCCTCTGTTCTTTCCTCTGCAGCAGTTGCCACTCGCACCAATGTTGCTCAAGCTAACATGGTTGCACCTTTCACTGGTCTTAAGTCAGCTGCCTCATTCCCTGTTTCAAGGAAGCAAAACCTTGACATCACTTCCATTGCTAGCAATGGTGGAAGAGTGCAATGCATGCAG GTATGGCCCCCATATGGCAAGAAGAAGTACGAAACTCTCTCATACCTTCCCGATTTAAGCGAGGAGCAATTGCTTAGTGAAATTGAGTACCTTTTGAAAAATGGATGGGTTCCTTGTTTGGAATTCGAGACTGAG CGCGGATTTGTCTACCGTGAAAACAACAAGTCACCAGGATACTATGACGGCAG ATACTGGACCATGTGGAAGCTGCCCATGTTTGGGTGCACTGATGCCACCCAAGTGTTAGCTGAGGTGGGAGAGGCGAAGAAGGCATACCCAGAGGCCTGGATCCGTATCATTGGATTCGACAACGTGCGTCAAGTGCAGTGCATCAGTTTCATTGCCTACAAGCCTGAAGGCTACTAA
- the LOC107771724 gene encoding uncharacterized protein LOC107771724: protein MGSLICPKPRRLGDPISHSNCRPLRNQAEAFVSKGGAELIDLILKEDGIAATHSVYDLSSSPPFFSGSPPCRAMNPLIHDAHFTNEKQPCFSSSPSTLTSASSSPSSSFKGRCSRARLGQTQSPNRVEGFDCQNSRMAAMA, encoded by the exons ATGGGTTCGCTCATTTGTCCCAAACCTCGTCGTCTTGGGGATCCCATTAGCCACTCTAACTGCCGTCCCTTGAG AAATCAAGCTGAGGCCTTTGTTTCAAAAGGCGGAGCTGAACTTATTGATCTCATTCTCAAAGAG GATGGCATAGCTGCAACCCATTCTGTATACGATTTGTCATCATCCCCTCCTTTCTTCTCTGGTTCACCGCCTTGCAGGGCTATGAATCCATTAATCCATGACGCTCACTTTACAAACGAAAAGCAACCCTGTTTTTCATCATCACCAAGTACATTGActtcagcttcatcttctccatcATCAAGTTTTAAAGGAAGGTGTTCAAGGGCAAGACTTGGGCAAACTCAATCACCAAATAGAGTAGAGGGCTTCGACTGTCAAAACTCTCGCATGGCTGCTATGGCTTAA